In Mixophyes fleayi isolate aMixFle1 chromosome 11, aMixFle1.hap1, whole genome shotgun sequence, one DNA window encodes the following:
- the APOC2 gene encoding apolipoprotein C-II, with product MNPTQVLAISLLLLLISTGIESYRIHKRESPTYVAQAQDLLTSAWENVSTKTQELTEKVRIPEVEDKIKEVYETISGSVKTYTTILYDQAYHWWNGN from the exons ATGAATCCAACACAAGTTTTAGCCATATCTCTCCTTCTGCTGCTCATCAGCACAG GCATTGAGAGttacaggatacacaagcgggaGTCTCCCACATACGTGGCTCAGGCCCAGGATCTACTGACATCAGCCTGGGAAAATGTCAGCACGAAAACACAAGAACTGACTGAAAAGGTCAGAATCCCAGAAGTGGAGGACAAAATAAA GGAGGTTTATGAGACGATTTCAGGAAGTGTGAAGACCTACACCACCATTTTGTATGACCAGGCTTACCACTGGTGGAACGGCAATTGA